One stretch of Funiculus sociatus GB2-C1 DNA includes these proteins:
- a CDS encoding nuclear transport factor 2 family protein, whose product MPNSITLSNNFRLSMVKQKLKIFAFILFTLSVLHPATVRAASPETAPAELKNALAQIDAAANRQDVKTVMQFYSQNFTHSDGLNRQSMQQSLSQIWQRYPKLNYRTELTSWEAKGDEIVAETVTTITGAGKVDGKDTKIESTVRSRQRFQNQKIVQQEILAERTQMTTGAKPPTVNMKLPEQVRVGQSYNLDAVVQEPLGDDLMLGAAVEEPVKAERFVKPAPVDLELLSSGGIFKVGRAPLSQGNYWVSTVLIREEGTTMVTQRLRVVEGNAGTK is encoded by the coding sequence ATGCCTAACTCGATAACTCTTTCTAACAACTTTCGACTCTCTATGGTTAAGCAAAAGTTGAAAATTTTTGCTTTTATACTTTTTACGCTTTCGGTGCTTCATCCTGCTACCGTCCGCGCCGCTAGTCCAGAAACAGCACCCGCTGAGCTAAAAAATGCTCTAGCGCAAATTGATGCTGCTGCCAATCGCCAGGATGTGAAGACGGTGATGCAGTTCTATAGCCAGAATTTTACCCATTCTGACGGCTTAAATCGCCAAAGTATGCAACAGAGTTTATCTCAAATCTGGCAGCGCTACCCAAAACTGAACTACCGGACAGAACTCACATCTTGGGAAGCGAAGGGAGATGAGATTGTGGCCGAGACGGTGACTACTATCACTGGTGCAGGGAAAGTGGATGGCAAAGATACGAAAATTGAGTCTACTGTGCGATCGCGCCAGCGTTTTCAAAATCAAAAAATTGTCCAGCAGGAAATCTTAGCAGAACGCACTCAGATGACGACTGGCGCAAAGCCTCCCACGGTGAATATGAAGTTGCCAGAGCAGGTACGTGTTGGTCAGTCTTATAATTTGGATGCTGTTGTGCAGGAACCTCTGGGCGACGATCTTATGCTGGGAGCAGCCGTGGAGGAACCTGTCAAGGCGGAGCGCTTTGTCAAACCTGCGCCTGTGGATTTAGAGTTACTATCCTCTGGTGGGATTTTTAAAGTAGGTCGCGCGCCCCTTTCTCAAGGTAACTACTGGGTGTCAACGGTCTTAATCCGGGAGGAAGGCACCACAATGGTAACTCAGCGCCTGCGAGTTGTAGAAGGCAACGCGGGAACTAAATAA
- a CDS encoding SDR family oxidoreductase, protein MVSIKDQIVLITGASSGIGAACAKIFAEAGAKLILVARRQERLEELAQMLKGTAVHLLPLDVRDRVSVESACSSLPADWSNVDILINNAGLSRGLNKLHEGSIQDWEEMLDTNIKGLLYCTRFLVPGMVNRGRGHVVNLGSIAGHQTYPGGNVYCASKAAVKAISEGLKQDLLGTPVRVTSVDPGLVETEFSNVRFHGDTDRAKKVYQGLTPLTPEDIADVIFFCVTRPAHVNISEILLVPTDQATATLVNRI, encoded by the coding sequence ATGGTTTCAATCAAAGACCAAATTGTGTTAATTACAGGCGCTAGTAGTGGCATTGGTGCTGCTTGTGCCAAAATATTTGCTGAAGCTGGTGCCAAACTAATTTTGGTGGCTCGACGGCAAGAGCGGTTAGAAGAACTTGCACAGATGTTGAAGGGAACTGCTGTGCATTTGTTACCTCTGGATGTGCGCGATCGCGTTTCTGTTGAATCTGCTTGTTCTTCCCTACCCGCCGACTGGTCTAATGTAGACATTTTGATTAACAATGCGGGCTTAAGTCGCGGTTTAAATAAACTTCATGAAGGCAGCATTCAAGATTGGGAAGAAATGCTCGACACCAACATCAAAGGTTTACTATACTGTACCCGATTCCTCGTACCAGGAATGGTTAATCGTGGGCGGGGTCATGTAGTAAATCTTGGCTCGATTGCTGGACATCAAACTTATCCAGGCGGTAATGTTTATTGTGCCTCTAAAGCCGCCGTAAAAGCAATTTCTGAAGGCTTGAAACAAGACCTTTTGGGAACGCCAGTGCGCGTAACTTCTGTAGATCCTGGTTTAGTCGAAACTGAATTTAGTAATGTCCGTTTTCACGGTGATACTGACCGAGCTAAAAAAGTTTATCAAGGATTAACACCTTTGACACCAGAAGACATTGCGGACGTGATATTTTTCTGCGTCACTAGACCCGCCCACGTTAATATTAGCGAGATACTTTTAGTGCCAACAGATCAAGCTACTGCCACTTTAGTTAATCGAATTTAA